The Triticum aestivum cultivar Chinese Spring chromosome 3A, IWGSC CS RefSeq v2.1, whole genome shotgun sequence genome includes a region encoding these proteins:
- the LOC123057394 gene encoding uncharacterized protein isoform X2 has translation MKERFRKHAGEVNSAHCEAEEKYNLFIKPKASIREAISSQTTQYKAEYLARLKWSLECIKFILHQGLAFRGHDEGKDSKNKGNFRELLQWLAGNFEEVNKVVLGNAPQNCQMIDHKIEKQLISSCAHETTKFVIEELGDECFTILADESSDAYQQEQLALCLRFVNKIGEPVERFLGLAQVEDTTSLTLKEAIQTLLMKYQLPISKVRGQGYDGLKKLIMEDSPSAYYVHCFSHQLQLTLVAVAKENIDCKWFFGHLAYLLNVLGMSCKKIRMLRVAQAEYMIEALKLGEIEAGQGLNQEMGLARPGDTRWGSHYTTKRDQDIVNAVDLLEFTKVQLQVLREDDGWKEFLENVTSFCVKHNVRCVDMDGKYKPIQRARAFYKNAMNYHRFHADMFLGVIDRQVQELNNMFDEVNTELLRCMASFSPAKSFSSFNIDDLVKLAGFYPHDFDFEEMHQLPFQLNLYINDVRNDENFINLRSLAELSMMHVRTGRALRYDIVYKLLKLVLVLPVATAGVERVFSSMNYIKNKLRSKMGQKYLNGCLVTFIERDFFLQVKDEDIITHFQSIKDRKVIL, from the exons ATGAAAGAGAGATTTCGTAAGCATGCTGGTGAGGTGAATAGTGCTCATTGTGAAGCCGAAGAGAAATATAATTTGTTCATCAAACCTAAAGCATCAATCCGTGAGGCCATTTCCTCACAGACCACACAGTACAAGGCTGAGTATCTAGCTCGATTAAAATGGTCACTTGAGTGCATAAAATTTATTTTGCATCAGGGGTTGGCTTTTCGTGGTCATGATGAGGGAAAGGATTCTAAAAATAAAGGAAATTTCCGAGAACTTTTGCAATGGCTGGCAGGCAACTTTGAAGAAGTTAATAAGGTTGTTTTAGGAAATGCTCCACAGAATTGTCAGATGATAGATCACAAGATTGAAAAACAGCTTATTAGTTCTTGTGCTCATGAAACAACAAAATTTGTCATAGAGGAACTTGGTGATGAGTGTTTCACAATTCTTGCTGATGAATCTAGTGATGCATACCAACAAGAACAGTTAGCTCTTTGCTTGCGATTTGTCAATAAAATAGGGGAGCCGGTTGAAAGGTTTCTTGGTCTTGCTCAAGTTGAGGATACTACATCATTGACTCTTAAAGAAGCAATTCAGACCTTGCTTATGAAGTATCAACTGCCGATATCCAAGGTACGTGGGCAAGGGTATGACGGTTTGAAGAAACTAATCATGGAAGATTCTCCTTCTGCTTATTATGTTCATTGCTTCTCCCATCAGCTTCAACTAACCCTTGTAGCTGTTGCTAAGGAGAATATTGATTGCAAATGGTTCTTTGGGCACCTTGCATATTTATTGAATGTTCTTGGGATGTCATGTAAAAAGATCCGCATGCTTCGCGTAGCTCAGGCTGAGTATATGATTGAAGCATTGAAACTAGGTGAAATTGAAGCTGGCCAAGGTTTGAATCAAGAGATGGGCCTAGCAAGGCCCGGTGACACACGATGGGGATCTCACTACACAACG AAGAGGGATCAAGATATCGTGAATGCAGTTGATCTTCTCGAGTTCACAAAGGTACAACTGCAAGTTCTAAGAGAAGATGATGGATGGAAAGAATTCCTTGAGAATGTCACTTCTTTTTGTGTGAAGCACAATGTCAGATGTGTTGACATGGATGGGAAGTACAAGCCTATACAAAGAGCAAGAGCGTTCTATAAAAATGCCATGAATTACCACCGGTTCCATGCTGATATGTTTTTGGGTGTCATTGATAGGCAAGTTCAAGAGCTTAATAACATGTTTGATGAGGTAAACACGGAGCTACTTAGATGCATGGCATCATTCAGTCCAGCCAAGTCATTTTCTTCTTTTAATATTGATGACCTGGTTAAGCTTGCTGGGTTCTATCCTCATGATTTTGACTTTGAAGAAATGCACCAACTTCCTTTTCAATTGAATCTCTATATTAATGATGTGAGGAATGACGAAAACTTCATAAACTTGAGAAGTCTAgcagagttgtctatgatgcatgTTAGAACAGGGAGGGCTCTTCGGTATGATATTGTTTACAAACTGCTCAAATTGGTGCTAGTCCTTCCTGTTGCAACAGCCGGTGTTGAGAGGGTCTTTTCATCAATGAACTATATAAAAAACAAGCTAAGAAGCAAGATGGGGCAAAAATACTTGAATGGTTGCTTGGTCACATTCATTGAAAGGGATTTCTTCTTGCAAGTTAAGGATGAGGACATTATCACACATTTTCAAAGCATCAAGGATCGCAAAGTTATCCTGTGA
- the LOC123057394 gene encoding zinc finger MYM-type protein 1-like isoform X1: protein MKERFRKHAGEVNSAHCEAEEKYNLFIKPKASIREAISSQTTQYKAEYLARLKWSLECIKFILHQGLAFRGHDEGKDSKNKGNFRELLQWLAGNFEEVNKVVLGNAPQNCQMIDHKIEKQLISSCAHETTKFVIEELGDECFTILADESSDAYQQEQLALCLRFVNKIGEPVERFLGLAQVEDTTSLTLKEAIQTLLMKYQLPISKVRGQGYDGLKKLIMEDSPSAYYVHCFSHQLQLTLVAVAKENIDCKWFFGHLAYLLNVLGMSCKKIRMLRVAQAEYMIEALKLGEIEAGQGLNQEMGLARPGDTRWGSHYTTVMHVMSLYPSIRKVLFRLWKESNSAEALGAQTMLEVFKSFEFVFMFHLMNEIFGYTSDLSNALQKRDQDIVNAVDLLEFTKVQLQVLREDDGWKEFLENVTSFCVKHNVRCVDMDGKYKPIQRARAFYKNAMNYHRFHADMFLGVIDRQVQELNNMFDEVNTELLRCMASFSPAKSFSSFNIDDLVKLAGFYPHDFDFEEMHQLPFQLNLYINDVRNDENFINLRSLAELSMMHVRTGRALRYDIVYKLLKLVLVLPVATAGVERVFSSMNYIKNKLRSKMGQKYLNGCLVTFIERDFFLQVKDEDIITHFQSIKDRKVIL, encoded by the coding sequence ATGAAAGAGAGATTTCGTAAGCATGCTGGTGAGGTGAATAGTGCTCATTGTGAAGCCGAAGAGAAATATAATTTGTTCATCAAACCTAAAGCATCAATCCGTGAGGCCATTTCCTCACAGACCACACAGTACAAGGCTGAGTATCTAGCTCGATTAAAATGGTCACTTGAGTGCATAAAATTTATTTTGCATCAGGGGTTGGCTTTTCGTGGTCATGATGAGGGAAAGGATTCTAAAAATAAAGGAAATTTCCGAGAACTTTTGCAATGGCTGGCAGGCAACTTTGAAGAAGTTAATAAGGTTGTTTTAGGAAATGCTCCACAGAATTGTCAGATGATAGATCACAAGATTGAAAAACAGCTTATTAGTTCTTGTGCTCATGAAACAACAAAATTTGTCATAGAGGAACTTGGTGATGAGTGTTTCACAATTCTTGCTGATGAATCTAGTGATGCATACCAACAAGAACAGTTAGCTCTTTGCTTGCGATTTGTCAATAAAATAGGGGAGCCGGTTGAAAGGTTTCTTGGTCTTGCTCAAGTTGAGGATACTACATCATTGACTCTTAAAGAAGCAATTCAGACCTTGCTTATGAAGTATCAACTGCCGATATCCAAGGTACGTGGGCAAGGGTATGACGGTTTGAAGAAACTAATCATGGAAGATTCTCCTTCTGCTTATTATGTTCATTGCTTCTCCCATCAGCTTCAACTAACCCTTGTAGCTGTTGCTAAGGAGAATATTGATTGCAAATGGTTCTTTGGGCACCTTGCATATTTATTGAATGTTCTTGGGATGTCATGTAAAAAGATCCGCATGCTTCGCGTAGCTCAGGCTGAGTATATGATTGAAGCATTGAAACTAGGTGAAATTGAAGCTGGCCAAGGTTTGAATCAAGAGATGGGCCTAGCAAGGCCCGGTGACACACGATGGGGATCTCACTACACAACGGTAATGCATGTTATGTCTTTGTATCCTTCAATCAGGAAAGTTCTCTTTAGGCTTTGGAAAGAAAGTAATTCGGCAGAGGCTTTAGGAGCTCAAACTATGTTGGAAGTATTTAAATCATTTGAGTTTGTTTTCATGTTTCACTTGATGAATGAAATATTTGGGTACACAAGTGACTTAAGTAACGCTTTGCAGAAGAGGGATCAAGATATCGTGAATGCAGTTGATCTTCTCGAGTTCACAAAGGTACAACTGCAAGTTCTAAGAGAAGATGATGGATGGAAAGAATTCCTTGAGAATGTCACTTCTTTTTGTGTGAAGCACAATGTCAGATGTGTTGACATGGATGGGAAGTACAAGCCTATACAAAGAGCAAGAGCGTTCTATAAAAATGCCATGAATTACCACCGGTTCCATGCTGATATGTTTTTGGGTGTCATTGATAGGCAAGTTCAAGAGCTTAATAACATGTTTGATGAGGTAAACACGGAGCTACTTAGATGCATGGCATCATTCAGTCCAGCCAAGTCATTTTCTTCTTTTAATATTGATGACCTGGTTAAGCTTGCTGGGTTCTATCCTCATGATTTTGACTTTGAAGAAATGCACCAACTTCCTTTTCAATTGAATCTCTATATTAATGATGTGAGGAATGACGAAAACTTCATAAACTTGAGAAGTCTAgcagagttgtctatgatgcatgTTAGAACAGGGAGGGCTCTTCGGTATGATATTGTTTACAAACTGCTCAAATTGGTGCTAGTCCTTCCTGTTGCAACAGCCGGTGTTGAGAGGGTCTTTTCATCAATGAACTATATAAAAAACAAGCTAAGAAGCAAGATGGGGCAAAAATACTTGAATGGTTGCTTGGTCACATTCATTGAAAGGGATTTCTTCTTGCAAGTTAAGGATGAGGACATTATCACACATTTTCAAAGCATCAAGGATCGCAAAGTTATCCTGTGA